GTAATTGAAGAATTTGTGTAAGTTAAAGTAGCGTTGAGGTTAGAGCGTCAAGCAGATAGATGGTGGAGAATCGAGAGCATCGTGCACAAAATGGCAGCCCCAATGCTACACCGCGTTTGGTTCGGAGGCAACCCGTTACCCGTTTGTACTGTTGGTGGCGGCAGGCGAAGGACCAGCACACTGGCGTCCCGCTGCAAGCGAGCTTCGTCCCATGCCAACGATCAAGTACATTCATAGCGAAAAACGAAATCAGGATGTTCATTCGAAAAGAATGAGAATAACTATATGTATGCGTTATCAACGTAATAACCATCGTATTCATATTCAAACCTCAAAACTATAGTATTACTTAATATCTATGTTTATCGtattgctttgaaactttcatttgatttatttgggTGGCCCTGAAAAGGGCCGATTTTGCAAGCCGCGTGTCGATGTTGGGCTTACTTGGAGCTGGTGTACTTGGTCACAGCCTTGGTGCCTTCAGACACGGCGTGCTTGGCCAGCTCTCCGGGCAGCAGCAGACGCACGGCGGTCTGGATTTCCCGGGACGTGATGGTGGAGCGCTTGTTGTAGTGAGCGAGGCGGCTGGCTTCGGCGGCGATGCGCTCGAAGATGTCGTTCACGAACGAGTTCATGATCGACATGGCCTTGCTGGACACGCCGGTGTCGGGGTGCACCTGCTTCAGCACCTTGTAGATGTAGATGGCGTACGACTCCTTCCTGCGCTTCCTCTTGCCCTTCTTGTCGGACTTGCTGATGTTCTTCTGGGCTTTGCCAGACTTCTTGGCGGCCTTTCCGGAGGTTTTGGGTGGCATGGCGATGCACGTCGTAGGTCAGCGGGCTGAGAAACGAATGAGGTTACGCTGCAGGGATGGGCAAAAAGTACCGGTACTTTTTAGGTACCGGTAAAAGTACCCGGTTCTACCCGGTACTACCGGTACCAAAAAGGTGGTACCGGTACTCGAGTACTTTGCTCCAAAACTGAAGTACCGGGTACTCGGtactcatatttttaaaaattccgtaTTTTCTACTTTCTTGCAAAACTCagatttattataattaaaataacacgGAAAGACTtgtttttggccaaaatcgCTTAGATTTGTTTTTTGTCGATTTTTCGTTACTAACGAAACCCAAATATTGGGAGACGAAGGGGCCTAAATCGGTCGCCGAAAGTCGAACACGCCCCCCATTTATGAATCACGGCATAAACGGCGCGTCCCCTATGTGAGGCGAGTGCAACAGAGGAGAGAAGTGTTGTGTACCTGGTTTCGGCGACTTGTGCACCTGTACCTGAACGAATTGATTGTCACTTGTCAACACTTCCAAGTACAGAacctggatttattttttaatatatattatcaaaGATTATACTATATATGGTGGTTtgattatcttttttaataggaaaagctttttaatttattttataaaaaatattttctgcggAAATATCCACTTGGTGTTCCCCAACTTGCACGGCGTTTCATAATCGTTTTGAATTCCAGTGAAAGACAAATTTACGttattaatttagtaaaatctGCATAAATGTGTTGATGAAGgtataaaaaaacttattttatttgctaagGTCATTTTAGtacactaaataaaatattttttgagttaAATATACACTCTTACTAGAGGTCTGAGAGTCTGAGCGAGCGCGCCGAGCCGCGCCGccttttttacataaattttatagccAGCCGCAGCCGCCAGTTTCTgcgagccgcgccagccagctgGGTGctttaaaaactcaaattgctcaaataatGCCGCTGTGAAGGTGTCCATTGTACCGATtactttgcagaaaatttcattacgatggatattttcaaaaactaccatactttaaagtcgaaaaattaggaaatgttcaaatttcggtatttttgcaactcgaaATCTCAGGCTCTATAACCActataattgcaaaatatagCCAATTTTgaactcgtctcgacctcccctaaccagctgaagaggtgtttaccctccacccctaaattttctttacatAAACTcccttgaaaaattaaaacattgtaGTGGATTTTAATACTAATTTGActattgctttaaaaaaatttgtttttgggaCGAGGTATAATGCTAACATAGAAGTGTTtttaggataaaatatttttgagccCACAGAGGAAGcatgatataattttactatcaaaattgtagcaatgggggttgaaaggggatttGGTtaagcaccccctaaacaCTTAAGTTGCTTAGTGGTGAtcagacgagtccaacggtggttatttttgcaattctaatggttagaacccgatattcggagttaaaaaaataacgaaaattaaaCGATTCCTATacttttcgtttttttttttcttggaacctctaaatctcgggttctaagccACAATAACAAAAACTACCCAATtttggactcgtctcaaccttcTCTGagtagctgaagggtttaggggtgtttgcACTCCACCCCAAAGTTGACATATTACAGTTTACAGTGAACAGTCAGCCGCGCCAGGAAACGATCGTAgcttattatcaaaattttagcgttggggatgaaaggggatgggagtgaacccttcagctgctcagaAGAGGTCAGAGTCTAACAGTTGatggtttttgcaattctgacaattagaacctgagatttaggtacaaaaaaaattcgaaaatttagttttttaaatttttgcattgaaatttcttgaaatctaatctaattcaattcaatttatttactttataatAAAACCATACTCTAAAATTATCAGCCTGCTTTTTTGTTTCGGcgagaaatgtttttattgatttaaattgataaagaaaaaacgaaaatttttggttttttgaaATCCCCTCCGGTTCTTTgccagttaaaatatttctggttcCATGTAAGAAACCGATAAAGGACCGGATTCCGGTTTCCTGTCTTGAGACAAGCTCTTTCTTCTGATAGGAAAAGTacaaataagttaattaatttgtcaaaccAAGTTACTaccatcttaaaaataattttgagcaaaatttgttcgaaaaaaattcaattcagaaaCGTGATTTGTGAGTGAATTGAGCCGCGAGCCGCGCCTTGAGCCAGCAGCCGCCTATATTAGGcgagccgccgcagccgcgagatttaggcGGCTATGCCAGTTAAGCCAGCAGCCGACAAAAATTGGGCGGCTCATGCAGAACTCTACCTCTTACATATTTTCGgcgttaaaaaatatcaatatcactCTCCTGGTCACCCTATGCGAGGTGTGTCTGTTTTCTAGTATGGAAAACTTATCAACTTAACACTGCTCTTGAAAATACtacttttctaaattttgaacactTTTCAATCCTGGGTAGAGGTCTGAGCCACCTAAATTTTGTCGGCTGCTGGCTAAACTGGCTTAGCTGCCTAAATCTCGCGACTGCGGCGGCTCGCCTAAAATAGGCGGCTGCTGGctcgcggcgcggcgcggctcgcggcgcggcgcggctcgcggcgcggctcgagtttctcaaataaattacgttccagaattgatattttttgtaaaaaattgtcccaaaattatttttaagatggtAATAACTAGGTTTCACGAATCAATTGTCTTGTTTGTACTTTTCCTATCAGTCAAAAAGAGCATATTTCAAGACaggattttataattatttttcaagaaattcccacaagaaaacaacattttttaatttttgtttatttgcaccccccaatctcgggttctaaccatcagaattgcataaactTCCTATCGATAtactcgtctcgacctacaCTAACCAACCAAAgtgtttaggggtgcttacccccatCCCATTTCAATCCTCTAGCTGAGCCACAATCTCTCAAagctacaaatttttgtccaggggtcgatggattttgttgaaatgtatttttgcgTTAACTCTTTGCCCTAATTGACCgacaaaacagttgagaaaattCCGACTTTTCCATTTTGGCGGGTTTTCGGGCgtcaaaggtcaaaatctgggaattttgagtaattcaataactttgctcagggtggtcctagaacaaaaattaaaaaacctgtaaactcgtcttaacaaggaaaacaacttttatattcACCTAAAAGTGCTAGGTCAAGgatcaaggtcataaaaataaattttggattttcaactcaaatttgagaatGAACATattgaacttttttatttttttcgtagcCATCTTGTGgagcacaaaaaaataaattaaaaacgtttaattttggaatggAGTTTTTCctcacttttttaataaaaaatgaaaacttcgaaaacccttaTTTTTCGAGGCTGGTAAAAAAGgatgattgaccaaatctcgacttctaatcatccgaattacaaaaaccgcataccgttagactcctctcgacgtccctaagtgcactaaaggggtataagACACAcaaacccccaacccccttttaaccccctaaataacgtgaaatttagaattttttcgtccgtttcaacaccttatcatgacgttgacgagtaattgtcttcttcaaaccaattcatttacttagttcactcaaagatgagtcaaatggaactttttttttgtaaataggaccaccacaacctgagattcgggtgcacaaagatttttttccaaacgcgatgcaataaaattctggatgatcgaccaaatctcgacttctaatcatctgattttgaaaaaccgcaaaccattagactcgtcttgacattcccaagtgtactaaaggggtatgagacccaccaaccccctacccccatttaacccccttaataacgggaaatttagcattttttcgtccgtttcaacaccttagcatgacgttgacgagtaattgtcttcttcaaaccaatttagttacttagttcacttcaatacgagtcaaacggtacttaatttttgtaaataggaccacctttttttttttgttcgagatttggtgctcaccgagcattttaatgcatccgcgtgtcttaataaaaaactttgtgccaccCAAGTATCAGgttgtagtggtcctattttcaaaaattaagtatcgtttgaatcgtattgaagtgaactaagtaagcaaattggtttaaagaagacaattactcgtcaacgtcatgataaggtgttgaaacgaccgaaaaaatgctaaatttcacattattaagggggcgaaatgggggttgggggttggtgggtctcatacccctttagtacacttggggatgtcaagacgagtctaacggtatgcggtttttcaaaatcagatgattagaagtcaagatttggtcgatcatccagaattttattgcatcgcgtttggaaaaaaatctttgtgcacccgaatctcaggttgtggtggtcctatttacaaaaaataagttccatttgactcatctttgagtgaactaagtaaatgaattggtttgaagaagacaattactcgtcaatgtcatgataaggtgttgaaacggacgaaaaaattctaaatttcacgttatttagggggttaaaagggagttgggggttggttggtctcatacccctttaatgcacttagggacgtcgagaggagtctaacggtatgcggtttttgaaattcggatgactagaagtcgagatttggtcaatcatcgttttttaccaacatcgaaaaacaagggttttcgaagttttcattttttattaaaaaaatgaggcaaaacgccattccaaatgtTAACGTTTCtagcttcattttttgtgctctacaaaatggctacaaaaaaatataaaatttcaatatattcattttcaaatttgagtttaatttcaaaaaattaatttttatgaccctgacctttgaccttccactttgaggtcaatgtaaaagttgtttgccttgttgagaaGAGTTAAcgggtttttttaatttttgttctaggaataccctgagcaaagttatgaagtactcaaaattcccagattttgacacttgaatgcccgcaaaacccgcaaaaattggaaaggccgagttttctcaactgttttgtaGTAAAATTAGggcaaaattaatgcaaacaaaatttcatcaaaatccatcgacccctggacagaaatttgctgctttgaCTGATTATGGCTCAACTACAGttatttaactaatattttgtatatttttgaaaaggagTTATACTTAACGCTAATTTAGCTTTGAAAGATATTAatatgttttatgtaaatattctCAGTCTCGTTTGAAGAATCCAAATGTTATTCACTCTGAATTAAGTCACGTATTACTAAGCCGTGGTATGATTCTGAATGCTTTGA
The nucleotide sequence above comes from Cloeon dipterum chromosome X, ieCloDipt1.1, whole genome shotgun sequence. Encoded proteins:
- the LOC135945999 gene encoding histone H2B; the encoded protein is MPPKTSGKAAKKSGKAQKNISKSDKKGKRKRRKESYAIYIYKVLKQVHPDTGVSSKAMSIMNSFVNDIFERIAAEASRLAHYNKRSTITSREIQTAVRLLLPGELAKHAVSEGTKAVTKYTSSK